One window from the genome of Xiphophorus hellerii strain 12219 chromosome 16, Xiphophorus_hellerii-4.1, whole genome shotgun sequence encodes:
- the cabp5b gene encoding calcium-binding protein 5b, whose protein sequence is MSIKQPCIFLRGGAKRTQTRNLTRDELEELREAFIEFDKDKDGFITCKDLGNLMRTMGYMPTEMELIELSQNINMNLGGRVDFQDFVELMTPKLLNETAGMIGLKELRDAFREFDIDGDGSITSEELKFAMIKLLGEQTSEKEIGEVVKEVDDNGDGKVDFEEFVKMMSKK, encoded by the exons ATGAGCATTAAGCAGCCCTGCATCTTTCTTAGAGGAGGAGCAAAGAGGACACAA ACAAGAAATCTTACTCGGGACGAGCTAGAAG AGCTACGTGAAGCCTTTATAGAATTTGATAAGGATAAGGATGGTTTTATCACCTGCAAAGACTTGGGGAACCTGATGAGAACCATGGGCTACATGCCGACTGAGATGGAGCTGATTGAACTGAGCCAAAATATTAACATGAACT TGGGGGGACGGGTAGACTTTCAAGATTTTGTGGAACTGATGACCCCCAAGCTTCTGAATGAAACCGCCGGGATGATCGGGTTGAAAGAACTCAGGGATGCTTTCAGAGAG TTTGATATAGATGGGGACGGATCCATCACCTCCGAAGAGCTGAAATTTGCTATGATAAAGCTGTTAGGCGAGCAGACGAGTGAGAAAGAAATAGGAGAGGTGGTCAAAGAAGTCGACGACAATGGAGATGGAAAAGTTGACTTTGAGG AGTTTGTGAAAATGATGTCAAAGAAATGA
- the asphd1 gene encoding aspartate beta-hydroxylase domain-containing protein 2, whose amino-acid sequence MDWSINTLPLPEYVELGVHSLSGLLWTLLFLFLWHCYRIGSDLPIPGHAGKLKSSSRRSMISRSGVCMGTKCSARSKLSRSDQIAPFISMETAKDEEQGQGYLTPVLSHALFPAQASAEAKKLYAALQEYAKRYSWVGMGRIHKGLREQVRLNDLSTIQKPHLFFLPDVPSVPFFPRDAHRHDIEVLEANYPAILAEFQAVYQRGIDSKSGWTCLGPKSQAVFSLYSAGVCVAENCRSCPSTYRTLLSLRTFINSNSLGSAGFWLLGPGAILGSSYGPTNTRLRCHLGLQTPTSCELVVGGEPQCWSEGHCLLLDDSFLHTISHKGPPESGPRVILSVDLWHPNVAAAERQALDYMFTPDL is encoded by the exons ATGGACTGGTCGATAAACACACTGCCTTTGCCTGAGTACGTTGAGCTTGGTGTCCATTCACTGAGTGGCCTTCTGTGGACTCTGCTGTTCCTATTTCTGTGGCACTGCTATCGAATTGGCTCTGACCTGCCAATCCCAGGCCATGCTGGAAAGTTAAAGTCGAGCTCAAGGCGGTCCATGATTTCTCGGAGCGGTGTGTGTATGGGAACAAAGTGCAGCGCCCGGTCTAAGTTGTCCAGGAGCGATCAAATTGCGCCTTTCATTTCCATGGAAACAGCGAAGGATGAGGAGCAGGGACAGGGATATCTCACGCCAGTGCTGAGTCATGCCTTGTTCCCTGCCCAGGCGTCTGCAGAAGCCAAGAAGCTGTATGCAGCACTGCAAGAGTATGCCAAGCGTTACAGCTGGGTGGGCATGGGCCGCATTCACAAAGGCCTTCGTGAGCAG GTCAGATTGAACGATCTCTCCACCATACAAAAGCCACATCTCTTCTTCCTGCCGGATGTCCCAAGTGTTCCTTTCTTCCCGCGTGATGCTCACCGACACGATATCGAGGTGTTGGAAGCTAATTATCCCGCCATCTTGGCTGAATTCCAGGCTGTTTACCAGAGAGGCATAGACTCCAAATCAGGCTGGACCTGTCTGGGGCCAAAG agcCAGGCCGTGTTTTCCTTGTACAGCGCCGGGGTCTGTGTGGCAGAGAACTGCCGCTCCTGTCCCTCCACATATCGCACACTTCTTTCTCTGCGTACTTTCATAAACAGCAACTCGTTGGGATCTGCAGGATTTTGGCTGCTGGGCCCCGGAGCGATACTGGGGAGCTCCTACGGACCGACAAACACACGCCTTCGCTGTCACCTTG GTTTGCAGACCCCCACTTCGTGTGAGCTGGTGGTGGGAGGGGAGCCTCAGTGTTGGTCAGAGGGGCACTGCCTCCTTCTTGATGATTCGTTCCTTCACACCATCTCTCACAAGG GTCCTCCAGAATCTGGACCCAGGGTCATTTTGAGTGTGGACCTGTGGCATCCAAATGTGGCTGCAGCAGAGAGACAAGCTTTGGACTACATGTTCACCCCTGACCTCTGA